In one window of Primulina tabacum isolate GXHZ01 chromosome 8, ASM2559414v2, whole genome shotgun sequence DNA:
- the LOC142554756 gene encoding uncharacterized protein LOC142554756, whose protein sequence is MPAYAPETKTTAFKQGLWEGDFFRSLTKKLPWNFEDLLSRAEKYINMEEAQNLKREALKRSRGDRVVKLEERAHKKSGPRHFSHVPLRITRDREIQECSSDIAPLPSPVGRASRPEKKGFCTLHKECSHSTHECRTLRKRSSQRPMPVSHPPRDKSRQPPWLSRRPVQDTPHKSSDIPSGSGRAEGSSWEEMNRQVERKDPSPSRGVIKMISGGSTDGDSNRAQKKRSKRECLEVDGNRRDEPVISFGPEDLRGVSLPHNDALVIQARVANYDVLRVFVDNGSSVNVIFKEALVQMDLHEYQLEAVETALFGFAGDAVYSDGEITLPLTLGTGDLRKTVMTVFTVVDAPSSYNIILGRPAMNEIRAVASTYHQKIKFPVRGQELIGISPRVAEHKLNILPGSRPVKQKKRHFGPEKDKVIEEQVGELLRAGHIKEVQFPTWLSNVVLVPKSTGKWRMCVDFRDLNKACPKDCYPLPLIDQLVDSTSGCELLSFLDAYQGYHQIPLALEDQDKASFITSGGTFCYVVMPFGLKNAGATYQRLMNLVFQKQIGLNIEVYVDDILIKTREVSHFIDDLAETFTTLKQYGIKLNPGKCVFRGIEVNPEKIKAIMDMPSPQSVRDVQKLTGRIAALSRFISRSAHQSYPFFQVLRKAQKFGWDDKCEQAFHDLKKHLAELPILFKPEPGEKLWVYLSATEFAVSSILVREEGADQKPIYYVNHALRGAELKYSELEKIALALVMTARKLRLYFLSHLIVVLTNSPLGRIMTHAEVSGRMVKWTVELGEYDIEYKPRAAIKAQALTDFLIEMIQPVEEEVWRVVTNNEAEYEAVLEGLQAAREVGASRVIIYSDSQLVTQQIKGTYEAKNEKMLKYLGLITARAASLTNWSIEQIPREENAEADTLAKLAASMTEISTREVLCFTRLVLSTDEKLPPVQKNSWMTPIVDYIVQGKLPEDRARAAKIKKQAPRAHYSSAYQKKR, encoded by the exons ATGCCGGCCTATGCACCCGAGACGAAGACTACTGCGTTCAAGCAAGGACTGTGGGAAGGGGATTTTTTCCGATCCTTAACTAAGAAACTGCCCTGGAACTTTGAAGATCTCTTATCCCGAGCAGAGAAGTACATCAATATGGAAGAGGCGCAGAACCTGAAGAGAGAGGCTTTGAAGAGATCGAGAGGAGACCGGGTTGTGAAGCTCGAGGAGAGAGCTCATAAGAAAAGCGGTCCGAGACATTTTTCTCATGTCCCTTTGAGGATCACCCGGGATCGAGAAATCCAGGAGTGTAGTTCAGATATAGCCCCACTTCCCAGTCCGGTGGGAAGAGCATCAAGACCCGAGAAGAAAGGGTTTTGCACCCTTCATAAAGAGTGTTCTCACAGTACGCATGAGTGCCGAACTCTAAGGAAGAGGTCTAGCCAACGTCCCATGCCAGTCTCTCATCCTCCCCGGGATAAGTCTAGACAGCCACCTTGGTTGTCTCGACGTCCCGTACAAGACACTCCTCATAAATCATCAGATATCCCGAGTGGAAGCGGAAGAGCAGAAGGGAGTTCCTGGGAGGAAATGAATAGACAAGTTGAAAGGAAGGACCCTTCCCCGAGCCGAGGggtaataaaaatgatttcgGGAGGGTCCACAGATGGTGATTCCAACCGGGCCCAGAAGAAAAGGAGTAAGAGGGAATGCTTGGAGGTTGATGGAAATAGGAGGGACGAGCCGGTTATTAGCTTTGGCCCAGAAGACCTCAGGGGAGTTAGTCTACCCCACAATGACGCTCTTGTCATCCAGGCCCGAGTGGCtaattatgatgtgttgagGGTATTCGTTGACAATGGCAGCTCTGTCAATGTCATCTTTAAGGAAGCATTGGTCCAGATGGATTTACATGAGTATCAATTAGAGGCGGTTGAGACTGCCTTGTTTGGCTTTGCTGGTGATGCTGTTTACTCCGATGGGGAAATCACCCTGCCCCTGACCCTGGGCACTGGAGACTTGAGGAAGACTGTGATGACTGTTTTTACCGTGGTGGATGCCCCGTcctcatataatatcatattgGGAAGACCAGCTATGAATGAGATAAGAGCTGTGGCCTCCACTTATCACCAGAAAATTAAATTTCCAGTTCGAGGACAG GAATTGATCGGGATCTCACCTCGAGTGGCCGAGCATAAATTGAATATCCTCCCGGGATCCCGGCCTGTGAAGCAAAAGAAGAGGCATTTTGGCCCTGAAAAAGATAAAGTAATTGAAGAGCAAGTGGGAGAGTTGCTAAGGGCCGGACATATCAAGGAAGTCCAATTCCCTACATGGCTATCAAATGTGGTCCTCGTCCCAAAATCCACTGGGAAATGGAGAATGTGTGTTGATTTCAGGGACCTGAATAAAGCATGCCCCAAAGATTGCTATCCACTTCCCCTGATTGATCAGCTGGTAGATTCCACTTCTGGATGCGAGTTATTAAGCTTTCTGGATGCATATCAGGGGTATCACCAAATCCCCTTAgctctggaagatcaagataaagccaGTTTTATCACCTCTGGGGGTACCTTCTGCTATGTtgttatgccttttggattgAAAAATGCAGGGGCCACATACCAACGTTTGATGAATCTTGTCTTCCAAAAGCAAATAGGTCTGAATATTGAggtgtatgtggatgacattCTAATCAAGACCCGGGAAGTTTCCCACTTTATTGATGATCTAGCTGAAACTTTCACCACTTTGAAACAGTACGGAATAAAGCTCAACCCGGGCAAATGTGTGTTCAG GGGAATCGAAGTCAATcctgaaaaaatcaaagcaataatggaCATGCCTTCTCCCCAATCTGTCCGAGATGTGCAAAAATTAACTGGGAGGATTGCTGCCCTGTCACGCTTCATCTCCCGATCTGCCCATCAGAGTTATCCATTTTTCCAAGTCCTGAGAAAAGCGCAAAAATTCGGCTGGGACGACAAATGTGAACAGGCTTTTCATGACTTAAAGAAACACTTGGCAGAATTGCCTATTCTGTTCAAGCCCGAGCCCGGGGAAAAATTATGGGTCTATCTCTCCGCCACTGAATTTGCTGTTAGCTCTATACTTGTACGGGAAGAAGGAGCCGATCAGAAACCGATATATTATGTCAATCACGCCCTTCGAGGAGCAGAATTAAAATACAGTGAGTTGGAAAAAATAGCATTGGCCCTGGTAATGACTGCTCGAAAGTTGAGGCTTTATTTTCTCTCACATCTCATTGTGGTCCTCACTAATTCCCCACTCGGGAGGATCATGACCCATGCCGAGGTCTCCGGAAGAATGGTTAAATGGACTGTGGAACTAGGGGAGTATGACATTGAATACAAACCCCGAGCTGCTATAAAAGCCCAGGCATTGACAGATTTTTTAATAGAAATGATTCAACCAGTAGAAGAAGAGGTCTGGAGGGT GGTCACCAATAACGAAGCGGAGTATGAGGCTGTTTTGGAAGGATTGCAGGCTGCCCGGGAAGTCGGTGCTTCCCGGGTCATTATCTATTCTGACTCCCAGTTGGTTACACAGCAGATAAAGGGAACATATGAGGCCAAGAATGAAAAAATGCTCAAATATTTAGGGCTCATCACTGCCCGGGCAGCGTCTCTGACCAACTGGAGTATCGAGCAAATTCCCCGGGAAGAAAATGCAGAAGCTGACACCTTAGCCAAATTGGCTGCTTCCATGACAGAAATAAGCACCCGGGAAGTTCTCTGTTTTACCCGGTTGGTGCTCTCTACTGATGAAAAATTACCCCCAGTCCAGAAAAACTCATGGATGACCCCTATCGTTGATTATATAGTCCAGGGCAAGCTCCCAGAAGATCGGGCTCGAGCCGCAAAAATTAAGAAACAAGCGCCCAGGGCCCATTACTCAAGTGCTTATCAGAAGAAGAGGTAG
- the LOC142554072 gene encoding nucleobase-ascorbate transporter 4-like, with protein MAAKVVDEFVPHPVKEQLPGVDYCINSNPSWGEAIVLGFQHYLVMLGTTVITSTIIVPFMGGGNVEKAQLIQTSLFVSGINTLLQTWFGSRLPVVIGSSFRFIIPSLYVAFAQRYYIFYLTPYLRFLRTIRAIQGAVMVSSVLPILLGFLGIWRIVVRFLSPLSAVPLVALVGLGLYEQGFPLLAQCVEIGLPELILLILFSHYVHGFWSSKRSIFDRYAVLISVGIVWAYAALLTVAGAYKNRPLNTQLSCRVDRSGLVGGSSWISIPYPVQWGQPSLHVGEALVALAAAFVALVESTGAFIAASRYGSATHVPASVMSRGVGWLGVGIFLDGLFGTGTGSTVSVENVGLLALTRTGSRRVIQISAVFMLFFAVLGKFGAIVASIPLPIVGALYCVLFALMSTASLGLLQYCNLNSFRTKFIIGFSIFMGLSVPRYFSDHVITSGRGPVHTHSTWFNKMVLVIFTSPATVAGIVALFLDLTLGRRHSSTRSDSGRHWWAKFKYFDRDPRSAEFYSLPGGLSKYFPSV; from the exons ATGGCGGCAAAGGTGGTGGATGAATTCGTGCCTCATCCGGTGAAAGAACAGCTCCCCGGCGTAGATTACTGCATAAACAGCAACCCTTCATGGG GGGAAGCCATTGTTCTGGGATTTCAGCATTACTTAGTAATGCTGGGGACTACTGTCATTACCTCTACCATCATTGTTCCTTTCATGGGTGGTGGaaat GTCGAAAAAGCGCAATTGATACAAACTTCGCTGTTTGTTTCCGGTATCAACACACTGTTGCAGACCTGGTTCGGCAGCCGGTTGCCAGTAGTGATAGGCAGCTCGTTTAGATTCATCATCCCATCTCTTTACGTTGCGTTCGCACAAAGATATTACATATTTTATCTTACTCCTTATCTG AGGTTTTTAAGAACGATAAGGGCCATTCAAGGAGCTGTTATGGTTTCATCCGTGCTGCCTATCTTGCTTGGTTTTCTGGGAATTTGGAGAATAGTTGTGAG ATTCTTGAGTCCACTTTCTGCTGTGCCTCTAGTAGCTCTTGTTGGACTTGGGCTCTATGAACAAGGATTCCCTCTG CTTGCACAATGTGTGGAAATTGGGCTTCCAGAGCTGATTCTTCTTATTCTTTTTTCTCAC TATGTACATGGATTCTGGAGCAGTAAACGTTCCATTTTTGATCGCTATGCTGTCCTAATATCGGTAGGAATAGTGTGGGCATATGCAGCTCTTTTGACTGTAGCTGGTGCATACAAAAATCGGCCCCTGAACACTCAGTTGAGTTGTCGAGTTGATCGATCCGGACTCGTGGGAGGATCCTCGTG GATCAGCATTCCATATCCTGTTCAATGGGGTCAACCAAGTCTGCATGTTGGGGAGGCTCTCGTTGCACTAGCAGCAGCTTTTGTCGCTCTTGTTGAG TCGACTGGGGCGTTTATCGCTGCATCAAGGTATGGGAGTGCTACACATGTACCAGCTTCAGTTATGAGCCGAGGCGTCGGCTGGCTG GGAGTCGGcattttcttggatggtttATTCGGTACAGGAACTGGATCTACCGTATCAGT TGAAAATGTCGGCTTGTTGGCTCTAACGCGAACTGGAAGCCGAAGGGTGATCCAAATATCAGCAGTTTTCATGTTGTTTTTCGCAGTATTAG GCAAGTTTGGAGCAATTGTTGCTTCCATTCCGTTGCCAATCGTCGGAGCTCTCTATTGCGTCCTATTCGCCCTTATGT CTACTGCAAGTCTAGGCTTGCTACAATACTGCAACCTCAATAGCTTCAGAACAAAGTTCATCATAGGTTTCTCAATCTTCATGGGACTTTCGGTTCCGAGGTACTTCAGTGACCATGTGATCACATCGGGTCGTGGCCCGGTCCACACCCACTCCACTTGG TTTAACAAAATGGTGCTAGTAATCTTTACGTCCCCAGCCACGGTGGCTGGAATCGTCGCTCTATTTTTAGACCTAACGCTTGGACGGAGACATAGCTCGACTCGAAGTGACAGTGGGAGGCATTGGTGGGCTAAGTTCAAGTACTTTGATAGAGATCCAAGAAGTGCTGAGTTTTACTCTCTTCCTGGTGGCCTTTCCAAGTATTTTCCGTCGGTTTAA